The following coding sequences lie in one Nakaseomyces glabratus chromosome I, complete sequence genomic window:
- the FAT1 gene encoding long-chain fatty acid transporter FAT1 (CAGL0I04642g~Ortholog(s) have long-chain fatty acid transporter activity, very long-chain fatty acid-CoA ligase activity and role in long-chain fatty acid import, very long-chain fatty acid metabolic process), producing the protein MPAPFKIIIFLIGRIFWVLFKLVKIILYPIKELLSWSLGDWFNRLDAENHIREDIYIIPYFFKAVFQYIWSVRKHRFQCWYQFEEQVRTNGHRPLISYPKPLAEKGEYELQTYSYKETYDIVLRLSYVMKNSYKVNAGDYIGIDCTNKPLFMFLWLASWNLGAIPAFLNYNTIGSPLVHSLKISNISKVFIDPDASKPIKQTEEEILNAIPGIQLNYLQEQELMAILNDVNSPQFLQDPIIRSPEGLTDFKPAMLIYTSGTTGLPKSAIMSWRKAHVGCQLFGHVLHMDNTSTVFTAMPLFHSTAALLGACAILSKGGCLAISNKFSATNFWKQVYLTQATHVQYVGEICRYLLHSPESKYEHMHTAKIAYGNGLRPDIWQDFRKRFNLEVIGEFYAATEAPFATTTFQRGDFGVGACRSYGTIINWFLQYQQTLVKMDPNDDSIIYRNSKGLCEVPDVGEPGEMLMRIFFPRKPETSFQGYLGNEKATKSKVLRDVFRKGDAWYRCGDLLKADKYGQWYFLDRMGDTFRWKSENVSTMEVEDQLTTASKNEITQVVVVGIKVPKYEGRAGFAVLKLKNHDYDSSEKIKLLNNWLSTLNKTLPKYALPLFVKFVREIRMTDNHKISKKDYRDQKLPHGLDGKDEIFWLKNYNEYKLLTNEDWKDIENNVAKL; encoded by the coding sequence ATGCCTGCTcctttcaaaattattatcttcCTAATTGGCAGAATATTTTGGGTGCTGTTTAAGCTTGTTAAAATCATCCTCTATCCCATCAAGGAATTACTGTCATGGTCCTTAGGTGATTGGTTTAATAGACTTGATGCTGAAAATCACATCAGGGAAGATATTTACATCATCccatattttttcaaagctgtctttcaatatatttggTCGGTCAGGAAGCATAGATTTCAGTGCTGGTATcaatttgaagaacaagTCAGAACTAATGGCCATCGTCCTTTGATTTCATACCCAAAACCACTGGCTGAGAAAGGTGAATATGAATTACAAACTTATAGCTACAAGGAAACCTACGATATTGTTTTGAGACTTTCTTATGTCATGAAAAACAGTTATAAGGTTAACGCTGGTGACTACATCGGCATTGACTGTACCAACAAACCATTATTTATGTTCCTATGGTTGGCAAGTTGGAACCTGGGCGCTATTCCTGCATTCCTAAACTATAACACCATTGGTAGTCCTTTGGTTCACTCATTAAAAATTTCGAATATAAGTAAGGTTTTCATAGATCCTGATGCTAGTAAACCTATCAAAcaaactgaagaagaaattttaAATGCAATCCCAGGTATTCAGTTAAATTATCTACAGGAACAAGAACTAATGGCCATCTTGAACGATGTGAATTCTCCGCAATTCTTACAAGATCCTATAATAAGATCTCCAGAAGGTCTAACAGACTTCAAGCCTGCTATGTTGATTTACACATCCGGTACTACTGGTTTACCAAAATCTGCAATTATGTCTTGGAGAAAAGCGCATGTTGGCTGTCAATTATTTGGCCATGTTTTACATATGGATAACACAAGTACAGTTTTCACTGCAATGCCTTTGTTCCACTCAACAGCAGCTTTATTAGGTGCTTGTGCTATTTTATCCAAAGGTGGCTGTCTTGCAATTTCCAACAAATTTTCTGCTACAAACTTCTGGAAACAAGTTTATCTAACTCAAGCAACTCATGTCCAATATGTTGGTGAAATCTGTAGATATTTATTACACAGCCCTGAGAGTAAATATGAGCATATGCATACTGCTAAGATTGCGTATGGTAACGGTTTAAGACCCGATATTTGGCAAGATTTCAGGAAAAGATTTAATCTCGAAGTTATTGGTGAATTTTATGCGGCAACCGAGGCCCCATTTGCAACAACCACATTTCAAAGAGGAGATTTTGGGGTTGGCGCGTGCAGAAGTTATGGTACAATTATCAACTGGTTCTTGCAATATCAGCAAACCCTTGTTAAGATGGATCCAAATGATGACTCCATTATTTATAGAAATTCAAAAGGCCTGTGTGAAGTGCCTGATGTTGGAGAACCAGGTGAAATGCTTATGAGAATCTTTTTTCCAAGAAAACCTGAGACTTCTTTCCAAGGCTATCTAGGGAATGAAAAAGCTACAAAATCCAAGGTTTTACGAGATGTTTTCAGAAAAGGCGATGCTTGGTATAGATGCGGTGATCTCCTAAAGGCAGACAAATACGGTCAATGGTATTTCCTTGATAGAATGGGTGACACTTTTAGGTGGAAATCTGAAAATGTCTCTACTATGGAAGTTGAAGATCAACTAACTACTGCAAGCAAAAATGAGATAACGcaagttgttgttgttggtaTTAAAGTTCCAAAATATGAAGGTCGGGCTGGTTTTGCTGTactaaaattgaagaaccATGATTATGATTCCAGTgagaaaataaaactacTCAATAACTGGTTATCAACCTTGAATAAGACCTTACCCAAGTATGCACTACCATTGTTTGTTAAATTTGTAAGAGAGATTAGAATGACGGATAATCATAAAATCTCGAAGAAAGATTATAGGGATCAAAAACTTCCACACGGTTTAGACGGAAAGgatgaaattttttggctaaaaaattataatgaaTACAAACTTCTAACAAATGAGGATTGGAAAGACATTGAGAATAATGTTGCAAAACTTTAG
- the FIG1 gene encoding Fig1p (CAGL0I04664g~Ortholog(s) have role in calcium ion import, cell morphogenesis involved in conjugation with cellular fusion, cytogamy and fungal-type cell wall, fungal-type vacuole, mating projection membrane, mating projection tip localization) has protein sequence MITLSALFFIAKRMPRMIVLLLTFINIFLLVFLLVGCYSPSHINTYLSRFTFASDSTLYPMIKQSFTHNAKTTGFENVVVKVGYLRTCIDKVPRVYNMDNNSIATKCYSGKTIENESIYSDITLQLFNVPKSSQSSNTTTSTPVTLNLLELAQITAAKVVHPHLLIATVAFTVLEFIGMTYYLIPLLPFKNWINIYNIVLASLLLLLWTIGVMWEHVATRATAKLIPPASLGIIKSHRGRKAASMAWLIFSFQLINTILLWFLYIRDRKSEVSDLDLDLNYNFSTNSSMTEKT, from the coding sequence ATGATAACTCTATCAgcattatttttcattgcAAAGCGTATGCCTCGAATGATTGTACTCCTCCTAAcatttattaatatatttctatTGGTTTTCTTATTGGTCGGGTGCTATAGCCCTTCCCACATCAATACATATCTTAGTCGGTTCACATTTGCTTCTGATTCGACATTGTATCCTATGATTAAACAATCTTTTACTCACAACGCAAAGACGACTGGATTTGAGAATGTCGTGGTTAAAGTTGGATATTTACGTACCTGTATTGACAAAGTCCCAAGAGTTTATAATATGGATAATAACTCTATTGCTACAAAATGCTATTCTGGTAAAACAATCGAGAATGAAAGCATTTATAGTGATATTACATTGCAATTGTTCAATGTTCCAAAATCGTCACAAAGTTCAAATACTACAACATCAACACCAGTAACACTCAATCTGCTGGAATTAGCGCAGATTACCGCAGCAAAAGTTGTACATCCGCATCTTTTGATAGCTACTGTTGCCTTCACTGTGCTTGAGTTTATCGGAATGACATATTATTTGATCCCATTATTGCCATTTAAAAACTGGATAAACATCTATAATATTGTTTTGGCTAGTTTGTTGTTATTGCTTTGGACTATTGGTGTTATGTGGGAGCATGTCGCAACAAGAGCCACTGCAAAGCTTATACCTCCAGCAAGCCTTGGGATAATAAAATCACATAGAGGAAGAAAAGCAGCATCTATGGCGTGGCTTATCTTTTCCTTCCAATTGATCAATACAATTCTTTTATGGTTTCTATATATTAGAGACCGCAAAAGTGAGGTCAGTGATTTGGACCTAGATTTGAACTATAATTTTTCTACTAATAGTTCAATGACAGAAAAGACTTAA